One part of the Sneathia vaginalis genome encodes these proteins:
- a CDS encoding minor capsid protein: MDIKKFQKYWHDRAIEEEKKVYEVTKKQIELQEELYTNAKRKIDTTINFYTNKFMKNNKVDYIKAKELLSKDELKEFRWTLSNYINNAKKKDLPLQEYVKLQKQLTNSSLKHRIDKLEAMKHEINMQLNELAKTKELMVEEHLSKVYEEQYYRNLYNNAIATNKSKYISRLNPSQIQNVVRSNWLSDGSSFSNIIWKNKEKLLNEMQKTITVGIISGKTPYSLSEDFARVMNVDKSRARVLLQTESARVRSMAEIESYKQMGVSKYQIIATLDDRTSDICQSMDMKVFDTKEYEVGVTAPPFHPNCRSTKAPYYDDSLITQDGRIVRDPETGKQYTVGNISYSEWVEKYVKNPEQLKGYGQYARYKKVLGDKAPNSFDKFVDMKYNNSKKYNSLKALYKDTKEYNYTVDLFKNHGVPDKYIPQTLNKFIDIKINDKLEYEGIKFRKKLLLTDYANKLKEQQQLKHKYLSKQYNKELLKNPPVNKSYFKDSDKMTDNEYKDKIRELQKEIRGKGEIFVKHNKNSYEYIENYSHNGDIGETWDRIKLKYYSTKKTRTIYSKKGYHVYPVY; the protein is encoded by the coding sequence ATGGATATAAAAAAGTTTCAAAAATATTGGCATGATAGAGCAATAGAAGAAGAAAAGAAAGTATATGAAGTAACTAAAAAGCAAATAGAATTACAAGAAGAACTGTATACAAATGCTAAAAGGAAGATAGATACAACTATTAATTTTTATACTAATAAGTTCATGAAAAACAATAAAGTTGACTACATAAAAGCCAAAGAATTATTAAGTAAAGATGAATTGAAAGAGTTTAGATGGACATTATCCAATTATATAAATAATGCTAAAAAGAAAGATTTACCATTACAAGAGTATGTAAAACTTCAAAAACAACTAACTAATTCAAGTTTAAAACATAGAATAGATAAGTTAGAAGCAATGAAACATGAAATTAATATGCAGTTGAACGAACTAGCTAAAACTAAAGAACTTATGGTAGAAGAACACTTATCTAAAGTGTATGAAGAACAATATTATAGGAACTTATACAACAATGCGATTGCAACAAATAAAAGCAAGTACATATCAAGGCTAAATCCATCACAGATACAGAATGTAGTTAGAAGTAACTGGCTATCTGATGGTTCTAGTTTTAGTAACATCATATGGAAGAACAAAGAAAAGTTACTAAATGAAATGCAGAAAACAATAACAGTTGGAATAATATCAGGTAAGACACCTTACAGCTTATCAGAAGACTTTGCAAGGGTAATGAATGTAGACAAGAGCAGAGCAAGAGTGTTGTTACAGACTGAAAGTGCAAGAGTAAGAAGTATGGCAGAAATTGAAAGCTATAAGCAGATGGGAGTTAGCAAGTATCAGATAATAGCAACATTAGATGATAGGACTTCCGATATATGTCAAAGTATGGATATGAAGGTATTTGATACCAAAGAATATGAAGTTGGAGTTACTGCCCCACCTTTCCACCCAAATTGCAGAAGTACCAAAGCCCCATATTACGATGATAGCCTAATTACACAAGATGGAAGAATAGTGAGAGACCCAGAAACTGGCAAACAGTATACAGTGGGTAATATAAGTTATTCTGAATGGGTAGAAAAATATGTGAAAAATCCAGAACAATTAAAAGGTTACGGACAGTATGCAAGATATAAGAAAGTTTTAGGAGATAAAGCACCTAATTCATTTGATAAATTTGTAGATATGAAGTATAATAATAGTAAGAAATACAATAGTTTAAAGGCATTGTATAAAGACACGAAAGAATACAATTATACTGTTGATTTATTTAAAAATCACGGAGTACCTGATAAGTATATCCCCCAAACATTAAATAAATTTATAGACATTAAAATAAATGACAAATTAGAATATGAAGGTATTAAATTTAGAAAAAAATTATTACTAACAGATTATGCAAATAAATTAAAAGAACAACAACAATTAAAACATAAATATTTATCAAAGCAATATAATAAGGAATTATTAAAAAATCCACCAGTGAATAAATCATATTTTAAAGATAGTGATAAAATGACTGATAATGAATATAAAGATAAAATTAGAGAGTTGCAAAAGGAAATAAGAGGAAAAGGTGAAATATTTGTAAAACACAACAAAAATTCTTATGAATATATTGAAAATTATTCTCACAATGGTGATATAGGAGAAACTTGGGATAGAATAAAGTTAAAATATTATAGCACTAAAAAGACTAGAACAATATATTCTAAGAAAGGATATCATGTGTATCCTGTATATTAA
- a CDS encoding DUF2513 domain-containing protein produces the protein MILDKDLIRQILLYVEENGNDKLPVYNIEIDGYTDEEIKYHFKRLLEADIINGEVVGLQGNKIRFNCLTWYGHEYLDSIRDKGLWEKVKRDIEVYGVKSVTLDIIKAYAEKIIKEKLGI, from the coding sequence ATGATATTAGATAAAGACTTAATAAGGCAAATACTACTGTATGTTGAAGAGAATGGAAACGACAAACTGCCTGTATATAATATTGAAATTGACGGATATACAGATGAAGAGATTAAGTACCATTTTAAACGATTATTAGAAGCAGATATTATTAATGGAGAAGTTGTAGGACTTCAAGGCAACAAGATTAGGTTTAATTGTTTAACTTGGTATGGTCATGAATACTTAGATAGCATAAGAGATAAAGGATTGTGGGAAAAAGTAAAAAGAGATATAGAGGTTTACGGTGTTAAAAGTGTTACTTTAGATATAATAAAGGCATATGCAGAAAAAATAATTAAAGAAAAATTAGGAATATAA
- a CDS encoding phage scaffolding protein has translation MKEEILKLGIEEKVVDELLKIIGKNTVPKNQFNEVNEVKKQLEEKAKDYETQLSKLAKDNKGNEELQKQIKELQSQNEAKEEEYKTKFNQLKLDNALELALTKEGARNSKAVKSLLKLDLLKMDNDNLIGLSEQLTKLKETDGYLFKTEGKEGKQATPQGLEPKVANGKDNSTVDMNKMTYDELCEYYNHNK, from the coding sequence ATGAAAGAAGAAATATTGAAACTAGGAATTGAAGAAAAGGTAGTAGACGAATTACTAAAAATAATAGGAAAAAATACAGTTCCTAAAAATCAATTTAATGAAGTGAATGAAGTGAAGAAGCAACTAGAAGAAAAGGCAAAAGATTATGAAACACAGTTATCTAAGCTAGCTAAAGATAACAAAGGTAATGAAGAATTGCAAAAACAAATAAAAGAACTTCAATCACAAAATGAAGCTAAGGAAGAAGAATACAAGACTAAATTTAATCAATTAAAACTTGATAATGCACTAGAATTAGCTTTAACCAAAGAAGGAGCAAGAAACAGTAAAGCAGTTAAAAGCTTATTGAAACTTGACTTGCTAAAAATGGACAATGACAACTTAATAGGCTTATCAGAACAATTAACAAAGTTAAAAGAAACTGATGGCTATCTATTCAAAACAGAAGGAAAAGAGGGAAAACAAGCTACACCTCAAGGCTTAGAGCCTAAAGTAGCTAATGGCAAGGACAATTCAACCGTGGACATGAACAAAATGACCTATGATGAATTGTGCGAATATTATAATCATAATAAATAA
- a CDS encoding major capsid protein has product MAEFNSKTFNAEAFGKYMERIPDTKKQELLRAGVFTGDKNISDTFATQTGQHYAVIPMKGLIGGTPLNYDGKTDITAETTKTYTQGVIALGRAMAWYEEDFSYDITGGVDFMGNVASQVAIYWSNVYQSMLLSILKGVFATKDKEFASHTYDISDKTGEEAKVGATTLNSATAQACGDNKNKFDIVIMHSVVATNLENLQVLTNFKVNDANGMQRDVSLASWNGRTVFIDDSMPMEKVAGGSTGQDTYKYTTYILGRGAFKFADLVVKVPNEMYRNPLVHGGKDQLITRRRFVIAPFGFSFTKTDTVSPSDKELEKGDNWALVKSTDGDKIDVKAIPIARIVSKG; this is encoded by the coding sequence ATGGCAGAATTTAATTCAAAAACATTCAATGCAGAAGCATTCGGAAAATACATGGAAAGAATACCAGACACAAAGAAACAAGAATTATTAAGAGCTGGAGTATTCACAGGAGATAAGAATATAAGCGATACATTCGCAACTCAAACAGGACAACACTATGCAGTAATACCAATGAAAGGATTGATAGGTGGTACACCATTAAATTATGATGGTAAGACTGATATAACAGCAGAAACAACAAAAACATATACACAAGGTGTAATAGCACTAGGTAGAGCAATGGCTTGGTATGAAGAAGACTTTTCATATGATATAACAGGTGGAGTAGATTTCATGGGAAATGTTGCTTCACAAGTTGCAATATACTGGTCTAATGTGTATCAATCAATGTTACTATCAATACTAAAAGGTGTGTTTGCAACTAAAGATAAGGAATTTGCTTCACATACTTACGATATATCAGACAAAACAGGTGAAGAAGCTAAGGTAGGTGCAACAACTTTAAACTCAGCAACTGCTCAAGCTTGTGGAGATAACAAGAACAAGTTCGATATAGTTATAATGCACTCTGTAGTTGCAACAAACTTAGAAAATTTACAAGTATTAACTAACTTCAAAGTTAATGACGCTAACGGAATGCAAAGAGATGTATCACTAGCTTCATGGAACGGAAGAACTGTATTCATTGACGATTCAATGCCAATGGAAAAGGTTGCTGGTGGTTCTACAGGACAAGATACATACAAATACACAACTTACATCTTAGGTAGAGGAGCATTTAAGTTCGCAGATTTAGTAGTTAAAGTGCCAAATGAAATGTATAGAAATCCATTAGTACACGGTGGAAAAGACCAACTAATAACTAGAAGAAGATTTGTAATAGCACCGTTTGGTTTCTCATTCACTAAGACTGATACAGTTTCTCCATCTGACAAAGAACTAGAAAAAGGTGATAACTGGGCATTAGTTAAGTCAACTGATGGAGATAAGATAGATGTAAAAGCTATACCTATCGCAAGAATAGTATCTAAAGGATAA
- a CDS encoding HK97 gp10 family phage protein → MANSSKIENSLKQASIGLNKELTARTYATVKKKTPVGVYNPIQVNGRIYNGGRVGGTLRSSWQMSTTQTSGSITSKIYNNTEYAEYVEYGHRQQIGRFVPQIGAKLKQPFVKGSYMLTKSLIEIKPQVDTIVQKYLDRIKF, encoded by the coding sequence ATAGCAAATTCAAGCAAGATTGAAAATAGCCTAAAACAAGCTAGTATAGGCTTAAATAAAGAATTAACCGCTAGAACATATGCAACAGTCAAGAAAAAAACACCAGTAGGAGTATATAACCCTATACAGGTTAATGGCAGAATATACAACGGTGGTAGGGTTGGTGGTACACTGCGTTCAAGTTGGCAAATGTCAACAACACAAACAAGTGGAAGTATAACATCTAAGATATACAACAATACAGAATATGCTGAATATGTTGAATATGGACACAGACAACAAATAGGTAGGTTTGTACCCCAAATAGGTGCTAAACTTAAGCAACCGTTCGTTAAGGGTAGCTATATGCTAACTAAGTCATTAATTGAGATTAAGCCACAAGTTGACACGATAGTTCAAAAATACCTTGATAGAATTAAGTTTTAA
- a CDS encoding phage tail terminator family protein has protein sequence MNLIEIKSNLAQYIKSKNKDITVYSEDKTQGIKYPCMFINLIESSNLKIANINYGKVYTLDLIYIEQAIPRDNYSSIEDILNKIKIDNDSVYIEHQESTIVDKVLHHQIEVTVVNDNLNNIETSNPTYKLVVDTLKSLGDNVFYQVGNLKELKNGIFVVEPTSVETSNTSINGKKEYTRNITIRYATTNETIINSDVASILEDKIDILLKKVLQTNKIIKANYELELNNISGEYKGIPVATYQANLEIVERK, from the coding sequence ATGAATTTAATAGAAATAAAAAGTAATCTTGCACAATATATAAAAAGCAAGAATAAGGATATAACAGTATATTCAGAAGATAAAACACAAGGTATTAAATACCCTTGTATGTTTATCAATTTAATAGAATCAAGCAATTTGAAGATTGCAAATATAAATTATGGTAAAGTGTATACACTTGATTTAATATATATAGAACAGGCTATACCTAGAGATAATTATTCAAGCATTGAAGATATATTGAATAAAATAAAGATAGATAATGATAGTGTATACATTGAACACCAAGAAAGTACAATAGTTGATAAGGTACTACATCACCAAATAGAAGTTACAGTAGTTAATGACAACTTAAACAACATAGAAACTAGCAATCCAACATATAAGTTAGTAGTTGATACACTTAAATCATTAGGCGACAATGTATTTTATCAAGTAGGTAACTTAAAAGAATTAAAAAATGGTATATTCGTTGTTGAACCTACAAGTGTTGAAACAAGCAACACTTCAATCAATGGTAAAAAAGAATATACACGAAACATAACAATCAGATATGCAACAACTAATGAAACAATTATAAATTCTGATGTTGCTAGTATCTTAGAAGATAAAATTGATATTTTATTGAAAAAGGTATTACAAACAAACAAAATTATCAAGGCTAATTATGAGTTAGAATTGAATAATATCAGTGGAGAATATAAAGGTATACCAGTTGCTACATATCAAGCAAATTTAGAAATTGTAGAAAGGAAGTAA
- a CDS encoding phage tail tube protein — protein sequence METKVLLGIQTEKGKPSETLTVLPFTDFGVKPDVNKIESKVLSSGRWTKDAFAGKQSVAGDLGIEPTIDSLELLLQIAGFKKSTDTYKSGSFDKYATIVNDFTNDEMHLKFEDCLVNTITITAQQEAFLNVKTSVIGMKSSANDGKFNGTSEELKDKDYPLICYGAKLISEDKDESATVESVEITINNSLEGKGGLNTRFNTKIVQNGRGSVEATINFNAFDKSNYLKAMKMLTDNSSIKLQLELKESLEESKGRKMTIELPRVKMTNVELGDLEGAGTLTRTMSALPVNGDPITFKIEGTEVAQ from the coding sequence ATGGAAACAAAAGTATTATTAGGAATACAAACTGAAAAAGGTAAACCATCTGAAACATTAACAGTGTTACCTTTCACAGACTTTGGAGTTAAACCTGATGTAAATAAGATTGAATCTAAGGTATTATCTAGTGGTAGATGGACTAAGGACGCATTCGCAGGTAAGCAATCCGTTGCAGGTGACCTAGGAATTGAACCAACAATAGATTCATTAGAATTATTGCTACAAATAGCAGGATTTAAAAAATCTACTGACACATACAAAAGTGGTTCATTCGACAAGTATGCAACAATAGTCAATGACTTTACTAATGACGAAATGCATTTAAAATTTGAAGATTGTTTAGTTAATACTATAACAATAACTGCACAACAAGAAGCCTTTTTAAATGTAAAAACATCAGTAATAGGAATGAAATCAAGTGCAAATGATGGTAAATTTAATGGTACATCTGAGGAATTAAAAGATAAGGATTATCCTTTAATCTGTTATGGTGCTAAGCTAATATCAGAAGATAAAGACGAATCAGCAACAGTAGAATCAGTTGAAATAACAATCAATAATTCACTTGAAGGTAAAGGTGGATTAAACACTAGATTTAACACTAAGATAGTACAAAATGGTAGGGGTTCAGTAGAAGCTACTATCAACTTTAATGCATTTGATAAATCTAATTACTTGAAAGCAATGAAAATGTTAACAGACAATTCATCAATTAAGTTACAATTAGAATTAAAAGAATCATTGGAAGAATCAAAAGGTAGAAAAATGACAATTGAATTGCCTAGGGTTAAGATGACAAATGTAGAACTAGGAGATTTAGAAGGGGCAGGAACATTAACAAGAACAATGTCAGCATTACCTGTTAATGGAGATCCTATAACATTCAAAATTGAAGGAACTGAAGTAGCACAATAA
- a CDS encoding glycoside hydrolase family 108 protein, whose amino-acid sequence MDWIIEINGKKYKLVPLDNKKDPFDNIFNYILMVEGRYSNNPNDRGGATKYGITENVANAYYGYKVASLTKEQAKEIYYKEFYLKNKLDKVASDKVALSIFDWLVNSGVWAIKKAQLTLCNLGYKVDIDGIIGRDTLNSLNSVNVNDFLNEYHRIQKLFYEAIVYNNPSQKVFLQGWINRLNNKIKYIKEM is encoded by the coding sequence ATGGACTGGATAATCGAAATAAATGGCAAGAAGTACAAATTAGTACCACTTGATAACAAGAAAGACCCTTTTGATAACATTTTTAATTATATTTTAATGGTTGAGGGTAGATATTCTAACAACCCAAATGATAGAGGTGGAGCTACTAAATATGGAATAACCGAAAATGTAGCTAATGCATATTATGGATATAAGGTAGCAAGTCTAACTAAAGAACAAGCTAAAGAAATATATTATAAAGAATTTTACCTTAAGAATAAGCTAGATAAAGTAGCAAGTGATAAGGTAGCATTATCAATATTCGACTGGCTAGTTAATAGTGGTGTGTGGGCAATCAAGAAAGCCCAACTAACATTATGCAATTTAGGATATAAGGTCGATATAGATGGAATTATAGGTAGAGATACACTTAATAGCTTAAATTCAGTTAATGTTAATGATTTTTTAAATGAATATCATAGGATTCAAAAATTATTCTATGAAGCAATAGTATACAACAACCCAAGTCAAAAGGTATTTTTGCAAGGTTGGATTAATAGATTAAATAACAAAATTAAATATATAAAGGAGATGTAG
- a CDS encoding phage holin, LLH family has product MNKGTVFGIIFTVLGAIFGALLPKLRELVKKTPTELDDVALEVVVFVEKLLNGDSGESKNQRAKDLIEAKLGQTVKEKVLDKAVEKAVTTMKVAEAQKKSLDEVGKKGE; this is encoded by the coding sequence ATGAACAAGGGAACAGTATTTGGAATTATTTTTACAGTTTTAGGAGCAATATTTGGAGCATTACTACCTAAGTTAAGGGAATTAGTTAAAAAAACACCAACTGAGTTAGATGATGTAGCATTAGAAGTCGTGGTGTTTGTTGAAAAACTACTTAATGGAGATAGTGGAGAGTCTAAAAACCAAAGAGCCAAAGATTTAATTGAGGCTAAACTAGGACAAACAGTTAAAGAAAAAGTCTTAGACAAGGCAGTTGAGAAAGCAGTAACAACTATGAAGGTAGCAGAAGCACAAAAGAAGTCATTAGATGAAGTTGGTAAGAAGGGGGAGTAG
- a CDS encoding DUF4116 domain-containing protein, which produces MTKKQVLKEIENDGLSLKYVSDKLRDDKEVVLRAVEIDGSNLEYVSERLRDDEEVILEAENYEDALKYASKRLRSNKDFMLKTLKVIDNVLEYASDELKDDKDFVLLAIENYNIISEASDRLKDDKDVVLLATKKNVWQLTYVSNRLKDNKDFALELVKTNGNALEYLNKKLQNDKDVVSKAIKHCGGALNYASKDLQDDEEIALKAVSENEFALRYVSERLYNNKEFVLKAIKSNPLVLRYANRQMKSDKDILLEAIKHDVLLMQYASSKLCDNEEFMLQAMKINDFALNYVSDRLKKVLNK; this is translated from the coding sequence ATGACTAAAAAACAAGTATTAAAAGAAATTGAAAATGATGGACTAAGTCTAAAATATGTAAGTGACAAATTAAGAGATGATAAAGAGGTTGTACTAAGAGCAGTTGAAATTGATGGAAGCAATTTAGAATATGTAAGCGAAAGATTAAGAGATGATGAAGAAGTTATATTAGAAGCGGAAAATTACGAAGACGCACTAAAATACGCAAGTAAAAGATTACGTAGTAATAAAGACTTCATGTTGAAAACACTTAAAGTTATTGATAATGTCCTTGAGTATGCAAGTGATGAATTAAAAGATGACAAAGATTTTGTTCTATTAGCAATTGAAAATTATAATATTATAAGTGAAGCAAGTGATAGATTGAAAGATGACAAAGATGTAGTCTTATTAGCAACTAAAAAGAATGTTTGGCAACTAACATATGTTAGTAATAGATTAAAAGATAATAAAGATTTTGCTTTAGAATTAGTTAAAACAAATGGTAATGCACTAGAATACTTGAACAAGAAACTTCAAAATGATAAAGATGTAGTTTCAAAAGCTATAAAACATTGTGGGGGTGCATTGAATTATGCTAGTAAAGATTTGCAAGATGATGAAGAAATAGCTTTAAAAGCAGTAAGCGAAAATGAATTTGCATTAAGATATGTTAGTGAAAGATTATATAACAATAAAGAATTTGTTTTAAAAGCGATTAAAAGCAATCCGTTAGTATTAAGATATGCAAACCGTCAAATGAAAAGTGACAAAGACATTCTACTAGAAGCGATAAAACATGATGTATTATTAATGCAATATGCAAGTTCTAAATTATGTGACAATGAAGAATTTATGTTACAAGCAATGAAGATAAACGATTTTGCTTTAAATTATGTCAGTGATAGATTGAAAAAAGTTTTGAATAAATAA
- the cas12a gene encoding type V CRISPR-associated protein Cas12a/Cpf1, whose amino-acid sequence MNEVNQKYKSKLNVFNSLYKQILTEEDTKSFVDEILLTPESVIKTIDNFIDSIIMNDIEGLKEEFLKISLENFEGIYISNKKLNEISNRKFGDYNSINMMIKQSMNEKGILSKKEINELIPDLENINKPKVKSFNLSFIFENLTKEHKELIIDYIRENICNVIENVKITIEKYRNIDNKIEFKNNAEKVSKIKEMLESINELCKLIKEFNTDEIEKNNEFYNILNKNFEIFESSYKVLNKVRNFVTKKEVIENKMKLNFSNYQLGNGWHKNKEKDCSIILFRKRNNERWIYYLGILKHGTKIKENDYLSSVDTGFYKMDYYAQNSLSKMIPKCSITVKNVKNAPEDESVILNDSKKFNEPLEITPEIRKLYGNNEHIKGDKFKKESLVKWIDFCKEFLLKYKSFEKAKKEILKLKESNLYENLEEFYSDAEEKAYFLEFINIDEDKIKKLVKEKNLYLFQIYNKDFSAYSTGNKNLHTMYFEELFTDENLKKPVFKLNGNTEVFYRIASSKPKIVHNKGEKLVNKTYLDDGIIKTIPDSVYEEISEKVKNNEDYSKLLEENNIKNLEIKVATHEIVKDKRYFENKFLFYLPITLNKKVSNKNTNKNINKNVIDEIKDCNEYNVIGIDRGERNLISLCIINQNGEIILQKEMNIIQSSDKYNVDYNEKLEIKSKERDNAKKNWSEIGKIKDLKSGYLSAVVHEIVKLAIEYNAVIILEDLNNGFKNSRKKVDKQIYQKFERALIEKLQFLIFKNYDKNEKGGLRNAFQLTPELKNITKVASQQGIIIYTNPAYTSKIDPTTGYANIIKKSNNNEESIVKAIDKISYDKEKDMFYFDINLSNSSFNLTVKNVLKKEWRIYTNGERIIYKDRKYITLNITQEMKDILSKCGIDYLNIDNLKQDILKNKLHKKVYYIFELANKMRNENKDVDYIISPVLNKDGKFFMTQEINELTPKDADLNGAYNIALKGKLMIDNLNKKEKFVFLSNEDWLNFIQGR is encoded by the coding sequence ATAAATGAAGTAAATCAAAAATATAAATCTAAACTGAATGTATTCAATTCTTTATACAAGCAAATTTTGACTGAAGAAGATACAAAATCATTTGTTGATGAAATATTATTAACACCTGAATCTGTAATAAAAACAATTGATAATTTTATAGATAGTATTATTATGAATGATATTGAAGGATTAAAAGAAGAATTCTTAAAAATTAGTTTAGAAAATTTTGAAGGTATATATATATCAAACAAGAAATTAAACGAGATTAGTAATAGAAAATTTGGGGATTATAATTCAATTAATATGATGATTAAACAGTCTATGAATGAAAAAGGTATATTAAGTAAGAAAGAAATTAATGAATTAATTCCAGATTTAGAAAATATAAACAAACCAAAAGTTAAAAGTTTTAATTTAAGCTTTATTTTTGAAAATTTAACAAAAGAACATAAAGAACTTATTATAGATTACATAAGAGAAAATATATGTAATGTCATAGAAAATGTAAAAATAACTATAGAAAAATATAGAAATATTGATAATAAAATAGAATTTAAAAATAATGCAGAAAAAGTTTCTAAAATAAAAGAAATGTTAGAATCAATAAATGAATTGTGTAAACTTATAAAAGAATTTAATACTGATGAAATTGAAAAAAATAATGAATTCTATAATATATTAAATAAAAATTTTGAAATTTTTGAAAGTTCATATAAAGTTTTAAATAAAGTAAGAAATTTTGTTACAAAAAAAGAAGTTATAGAAAACAAGATGAAATTAAATTTTTCTAACTATCAACTTGGAAATGGATGGCATAAAAATAAAGAAAAAGATTGTAGTATTATTTTGTTTAGAAAGAGAAATAATGAGAGATGGATATATTATTTAGGTATTTTAAAACATGGAACTAAAATAAAAGAAAATGACTATTTGTCAAGTGTAGATACAGGATTTTATAAAATGGATTATTATGCACAAAATTCATTAAGTAAAATGATACCTAAATGCAGTATTACCGTAAAAAATGTAAAAAATGCTCCAGAAGATGAAAGTGTTATTTTAAATGATAGCAAAAAATTCAATGAACCTTTAGAAATAACACCAGAAATAAGAAAGTTGTATGGAAATAATGAACATATAAAAGGAGATAAGTTTAAAAAAGAATCTTTAGTAAAATGGATAGATTTTTGTAAAGAATTTTTACTTAAATATAAATCATTTGAGAAGGCAAAGAAAGAAATTTTAAAGTTAAAAGAAAGTAATTTGTATGAAAATTTAGAGGAATTTTATTCTGATGCAGAGGAAAAAGCTTACTTTTTAGAATTTATAAATATAGATGAAGATAAAATAAAAAAACTTGTTAAAGAAAAAAATCTATATCTATTCCAAATATATAATAAAGATTTTTCTGCGTACAGTACAGGGAATAAAAATTTACATACTATGTATTTTGAAGAATTATTTACAGATGAAAATTTAAAAAAACCAGTTTTTAAATTAAATGGAAATACGGAAGTCTTTTATAGAATAGCTTCATCTAAACCTAAAATAGTTCACAATAAAGGAGAAAAATTAGTAAATAAAACATATTTAGATGATGGCATAATAAAAACTATACCAGATAGTGTATATGAAGAAATTTCTGAAAAAGTAAAAAATAATGAAGATTATTCAAAATTACTAGAAGAAAATAATATAAAAAATCTTGAAATAAAAGTAGCTACTCATGAAATAGTAAAGGATAAAAGATATTTTGAAAATAAATTTTTATTTTATCTACCAATAACTTTAAATAAAAAAGTATCAAATAAAAATACTAATAAAAATATTAATAAAAATGTTATAGATGAAATAAAGGATTGTAATGAATATAATGTGATAGGTATAGATAGGGGTGAAAGAAATTTAATAAGTCTTTGTATAATAAATCAAAATGGAGAAATTATACTACAAAAAGAAATGAATATTATTCAGTCATCAGATAAATATAATGTCGATTATAATGAAAAATTAGAAATAAAATCTAAAGAAAGAGATAATGCTAAGAAAAATTGGAGTGAAATTGGAAAAATAAAGGATTTGAAATCAGGGTATTTATCAGCAGTAGTTCATGAAATAGTAAAGCTCGCTATTGAGTACAATGCCGTCATAATATTAGAAGATTTAAATAATGGCTTTAAAAATTCAAGAAAAAAAGTTGATAAACAAATATATCAAAAATTTGAAAGAGCTTTAATTGAAAAATTGCAATTCTTAATATTTAAAAATTATGATAAAAATGAAAAGGGAGGACTTAGAAATGCATTTCAATTAACACCAGAATTGAAAAATATTACTAAAGTTGCATCTCAACAAGGTATAATAATTTATACTAATCCAGCATATACTTCTAAAATAGATCCTACTACAGGTTATGCGAATATTATAAAAAAATCAAATAATAACGAAGAATCTATAGTAAAAGCTATTGATAAAATATCTTATGATAAAGAAAAAGATATGTTCTATTTTGATATTAATTTATCAAATAGTAGTTTTAATTTGACAGTAAAAAATGTTTTAAAGAAAGAATGGAGAATATATACTAATGGTGAAAGAATAATATATAAAGATAGGAAATATATTACATTAAACATAACTCAAGAAATGAAAGATATTTTAAGTAAATGTGGTATTGATTATTTAAATATTGATAATCTAAAACAAGATATATTAAAAAATAAACTACATAAAAAAGTTTATTATATATTTGAATTAGCAAATAAAATGAGAAATGAAAATAAAGATGTTGATTATATTATATCTCCAGTATTAAATAAAGATGGAAAATTCTTTATGACACAAGAAATTAATGAGCTAACTCCGAAAGATGCCGATTTAAATGGTGCATATAATATTGCACTAAAAGGTAAATTAATGATTGATAATTTAAACAAAAAAGAAAAATTTGTATTTTTAAGTAATGAAGATTGGTTAAACTTTATTCAAGGAAGATAA